One region of Baekduia soli genomic DNA includes:
- a CDS encoding ABC transporter substrate-binding protein, whose protein sequence is MTRRKFVARTAAAGSLVAAGGALAACGSSKSSTSNSAASTVGSGSKPKPVATGSAIGQELQKILGTPDALIAKGPGTFKIAGQFAISGAGSVYGLQQTAGFKYGAQHVAEWTNGKLQFDTKYYDNKSGVPQAEAAAGREAGLSKVPVLISSYIFGFGAILPFAKQYKMFSPDPGGGAGPIPGPFASAPYCYGFRSGYPTDCMEGIIKYFRETFPDKKRFVTVQPVIAPPYNNAVKDFLKKLWPKYNIDFAGDLLAPLGATDYSSTVQKVKQLNPDVVLWMTFGADPAYQAKEMRRQGVNVINAAVDHTSIVAKLAGSAWKGWYFGFDNLDTANPPNPWSKFFIDNWKKDNNGDTPGYFNAGDYITAFAVARLMNDILKAGGDIHNGDDYVKALEANPSFDHVYGGSATEVGKMVIDTKTHSPSAITMLLFQSKGTGNWLDTTPLATYGINAADYKKV, encoded by the coding sequence GTGACGCGGCGGAAGTTCGTCGCGCGCACGGCGGCCGCGGGGTCGTTGGTCGCTGCCGGCGGGGCCCTCGCGGCCTGCGGCAGCAGCAAGAGCAGCACCAGCAACAGCGCGGCGAGCACCGTCGGCAGCGGGTCCAAGCCCAAGCCCGTCGCCACCGGCAGCGCGATCGGCCAGGAGCTGCAGAAGATCCTGGGCACGCCGGACGCCCTCATCGCGAAGGGCCCCGGCACGTTCAAGATCGCCGGGCAGTTCGCGATCTCGGGCGCCGGGTCGGTGTACGGCCTGCAGCAGACGGCGGGCTTCAAGTACGGCGCCCAGCACGTCGCCGAGTGGACGAACGGCAAGCTGCAGTTCGACACGAAGTACTACGACAACAAGTCGGGGGTGCCGCAGGCCGAGGCGGCCGCGGGCCGCGAGGCGGGCCTGTCGAAGGTGCCGGTGCTCATCAGCTCCTACATCTTCGGCTTCGGCGCGATCCTGCCGTTCGCCAAGCAGTACAAGATGTTCAGCCCCGACCCCGGCGGCGGAGCAGGCCCGATCCCGGGTCCGTTCGCCTCGGCGCCGTACTGCTACGGCTTCCGCTCGGGCTACCCGACGGACTGCATGGAAGGGATCATCAAGTACTTCCGCGAGACGTTCCCGGACAAGAAGCGCTTCGTCACGGTCCAGCCGGTCATCGCGCCGCCGTACAACAACGCGGTGAAGGACTTCCTCAAGAAGCTGTGGCCGAAGTACAACATCGACTTCGCCGGTGACCTCCTGGCGCCACTGGGCGCCACCGACTACAGCTCGACGGTGCAGAAGGTCAAGCAGCTCAACCCAGACGTGGTCCTGTGGATGACCTTCGGCGCCGATCCGGCCTACCAGGCCAAGGAGATGCGCCGCCAGGGCGTCAACGTCATCAACGCGGCGGTCGACCACACGTCGATCGTGGCCAAGCTGGCCGGCTCGGCGTGGAAGGGCTGGTACTTCGGGTTCGACAACCTGGACACCGCCAACCCGCCCAACCCGTGGAGCAAGTTCTTCATCGACAACTGGAAGAAGGACAACAACGGCGACACACCGGGCTACTTCAACGCCGGTGACTACATCACCGCGTTCGCCGTGGCCCGCCTGATGAACGACATCCTCAAGGCCGGCGGGGACATCCACAACGGCGATGACTACGTCAAGGCGCTGGAGGCCAACCCGTCGTTCGACCATGTCTACGGGGGCAGCGCCACCGAGGTCGGCAAGATGGTCATCGACACCAAGACGCACTCGCCGAGCGCGATCACGATGCTCCTGTTCCAGTCCAAGGGAACGGGCAACTGGCTCGACACGACGCCGTTGGCGACCTACGGGATCAACGCCGCGGACTACAAGAAGGTCTGA
- a CDS encoding slipin family protein, with product MSIVAIVLIVLAAVLVALALSAIRIVREYERVVVFRLGRLRGARGPGLVLVIPVIERTRWVNLQIDTADIPPQDLITKDNVTIRVEAAVFYRVVDPIKAVVAIRDYQHGVLRIAQTTLRATLGQHELDDLLAHQAAINDLLEQTIDAATEPWGINVVKVETRDVDLPDTMKRAMARQAEAERERRAKIIAAEGEFQAAERLSQAAGVIGREPGALTLRTLQTLAEVASEHNSTLVLPIPIDVLEAARRMAAPATPNGSSVR from the coding sequence ATGTCCATCGTGGCGATCGTGCTCATCGTCCTGGCGGCCGTGCTCGTGGCGCTCGCCCTCAGCGCCATCCGCATCGTGCGCGAGTACGAGCGGGTCGTGGTCTTCCGGCTCGGCCGGCTGCGCGGTGCGCGCGGGCCCGGCCTGGTGCTGGTCATCCCGGTCATCGAGCGCACGCGCTGGGTCAACCTGCAGATCGACACGGCCGACATCCCGCCGCAGGACCTGATCACCAAGGACAACGTGACGATCCGCGTCGAGGCCGCGGTCTTCTACCGCGTCGTGGACCCGATCAAGGCGGTGGTCGCCATCCGCGACTACCAGCACGGCGTGCTGCGCATCGCGCAGACCACGCTGCGCGCGACGCTGGGCCAGCACGAGCTCGACGACCTGCTCGCCCACCAGGCGGCGATCAACGACCTGCTCGAGCAGACGATCGACGCGGCGACCGAGCCGTGGGGCATCAACGTCGTCAAGGTCGAGACCCGCGACGTCGACCTCCCCGACACGATGAAGCGCGCGATGGCACGTCAGGCCGAGGCCGAGCGCGAGCGGCGCGCGAAGATCATCGCCGCCGAGGGCGAGTTCCAGGCCGCCGAGCGGCTCTCGCAGGCGGCCGGTGTGATCGGGCGTGAGCCCGGGGCGCTGACGCTGCGCACCCTGCAGACGCTCGCCGAGGTCGCCAGCGAGCACAACTCCACGCTCGTGCTGCCGATCCCGATCGACGTGCTCGAGGCCGCGCGGCGCATGGCCGCGCCCGCCACGCCCAACGGCAGCAGCGTGCGCTGA
- a CDS encoding DUF2188 domain-containing protein yields the protein MTGHPSVLHVSPGHDGAWVVADDEDRDTQLSRHADASEALRVATERLRRHGGGEVLVHDRYHHVHPHRCAGRV from the coding sequence ATGACCGGTCATCCCTCCGTGCTGCACGTGAGCCCCGGCCACGACGGGGCCTGGGTCGTGGCCGACGACGAGGATCGCGACACCCAGCTGTCGCGGCACGCCGACGCCTCCGAGGCGCTGCGGGTCGCGACGGAGCGCCTGCGCCGCCACGGCGGCGGCGAGGTGCTCGTGCACGACCGCTACCACCACGTCCATCCGCATCGCTGCGCGGGCCGCGTGTGA
- a CDS encoding VOC family protein — MDHLGLPVADVAASRRFYEAALAPLGFAVVMEVPGVAGAGFGVPGKPSFWIRPGGPAGPVHIAFHATDRGRVDAFHAAALQAGGTDNGPPGLRTHYHPGYYGAFVLDPDGNNVEAVCHTPSG, encoded by the coding sequence CTGGACCATCTCGGCCTGCCGGTCGCCGACGTCGCCGCGTCGCGGCGCTTCTACGAGGCCGCGCTGGCGCCGCTGGGCTTCGCGGTCGTCATGGAGGTCCCGGGGGTGGCCGGCGCCGGGTTCGGCGTGCCCGGCAAGCCGTCGTTCTGGATCCGCCCGGGCGGCCCGGCGGGTCCCGTGCACATCGCCTTCCACGCGACCGACCGCGGCCGCGTCGACGCCTTCCACGCCGCGGCGCTGCAGGCCGGCGGGACCGACAACGGGCCGCCCGGGCTGCGCACGCACTACCACCCCGGCTACTACGGCGCGTTCGTGCTCGACCCCGACGGCAACAACGTCGAGGCCGTCTGCCACACGCCGTCGGGCTAG
- a CDS encoding DUF1330 domain-containing protein produces MAALYALNLFDLAPNDDYRAYARRSAQAVAEHHGRVVALGKLAGARTGGGVRPRQAMILVEWESPEAFQGFIDDPAHADLHPLRESGTTNYLWWTYDKLDDLRPLLAAAGAQPPAG; encoded by the coding sequence ATGGCCGCGCTCTACGCCCTCAACCTGTTCGACCTGGCCCCCAACGACGACTACCGCGCCTACGCCCGCCGCTCGGCCCAGGCCGTCGCCGAGCACCACGGCCGCGTCGTGGCGCTGGGCAAGCTGGCGGGAGCACGCACCGGCGGCGGCGTCAGGCCCCGTCAGGCGATGATCCTCGTCGAGTGGGAGAGCCCGGAGGCCTTCCAGGGGTTCATCGACGACCCGGCCCACGCCGACCTGCACCCGCTGCGCGAGTCGGGCACCACGAACTACCTGTGGTGGACCTACGACAAGCTCGACGACCTGCGACCGCTGCTGGCCGCGGCGGGTGCGCAGCCGCCGGCCGGCTAG
- a CDS encoding YkvA family protein gives MHVLAPVLVALGIALGVYAAAVLALIALGRRSDARAVAGFIPDCLVLARRLLGDDRVARRHKALVGALVVYLAMPFDLVPDVIPVAGQLDDAVLAALVLRVVLRGAGASLLREHWPGPERSLRVVERLAGGR, from the coding sequence ATGCACGTCCTCGCACCGGTGCTCGTGGCGCTCGGGATCGCGCTCGGCGTCTACGCCGCCGCGGTCCTGGCGCTCATCGCGCTCGGACGCCGCTCCGACGCACGCGCCGTCGCGGGCTTCATCCCGGACTGCCTCGTCCTGGCCCGCCGGCTGCTGGGCGACGACCGCGTCGCCCGCCGCCACAAGGCGCTGGTCGGCGCCCTCGTGGTCTACCTGGCCATGCCGTTCGACCTCGTGCCCGACGTCATCCCGGTCGCGGGCCAGCTCGACGACGCCGTGCTCGCGGCCCTCGTGCTGCGGGTCGTCCTGCGCGGGGCCGGCGCGTCGCTGCTGCGCGAGCACTGGCCGGGGCCCGAGCGCTCCCTGCGGGTCGTCGAGCGCCTGGCCGGCGGCCGGTAG
- a CDS encoding ABC transporter permease, producing the protein MLRLVLVDLRRHVARTVLTAAGVAMGVATIVALLSLSSGIERGASGLIHLGGSELGLFQGGVGDLTASTLPTSLVVRVRRTPGVRDATAVAVATGELTTRRSFLVFGVDPRGFVARRVVFLSGRPPLRAGEAALGDGAARTLGLGMGDRLPMVRGPARIVGVYHAGVPFEDQGAALTLAAVQRLLGRPGDATTIAVSLRPGARAADVGRRLERAFRGTVAISQPGQVTRVDTNSLLIREAAIVFVALALIIGGIGVANTMVLAAVERRRDFALLLAVGWPRRLVAALVLGQGLVLGLAGAVAGSVLGTVGAGLLVRATGASALVTPHVTAATFAVAIPLALATGALGSLYPAWWATRLRPAEALG; encoded by the coding sequence ATGCTCCGCCTCGTCCTGGTCGACCTGCGCCGCCACGTCGCCCGCACCGTGCTGACGGCGGCCGGCGTGGCGATGGGCGTGGCGACGATCGTCGCGCTGCTGTCGCTCAGCTCGGGGATCGAGCGCGGCGCGTCGGGGCTGATCCACCTCGGCGGCTCGGAGCTCGGGCTGTTCCAGGGCGGCGTCGGCGACCTCACGGCCTCGACGCTGCCGACGTCGCTCGTCGTGCGCGTCCGCCGCACGCCGGGCGTGCGCGACGCCACCGCCGTGGCGGTGGCCACCGGCGAGCTCACGACCCGTCGGTCGTTCCTGGTCTTCGGCGTCGACCCGCGCGGGTTCGTGGCGCGTCGCGTCGTGTTCCTCTCGGGCCGCCCGCCGCTGCGTGCCGGCGAGGCTGCGCTCGGCGACGGCGCCGCACGAACGCTGGGGCTCGGCATGGGAGACCGGCTGCCGATGGTCCGCGGGCCGGCCCGCATCGTCGGCGTCTACCACGCCGGGGTCCCGTTCGAGGACCAGGGCGCGGCGCTGACGCTCGCGGCCGTCCAGCGGCTGCTCGGGCGCCCCGGCGATGCCACGACGATCGCCGTGTCGCTGCGTCCCGGCGCGCGGGCCGCCGACGTGGGCCGGCGGCTGGAGCGCGCGTTCCGCGGGACGGTCGCCATCAGCCAGCCCGGCCAGGTCACGCGCGTCGACACGAACAGCCTGCTGATCCGCGAGGCCGCGATCGTGTTCGTCGCTCTGGCGCTGATCATCGGCGGCATCGGCGTGGCCAACACCATGGTGCTGGCGGCCGTCGAGCGGCGGCGCGACTTCGCCCTGCTGCTGGCCGTCGGCTGGCCCCGGCGCCTCGTCGCCGCGCTCGTGCTCGGCCAGGGCCTGGTCCTGGGTCTCGCAGGCGCCGTGGCCGGCAGCGTGCTGGGCACCGTGGGCGCCGGGCTGCTCGTCCGTGCGACGGGGGCCTCGGCCCTCGTGACCCCGCACGTCACGGCGGCGACCTTCGCGGTGGCCATCCCGCTGGCGCTGGCCACCGGGGCCCTCGGGAGCCTCTACCCCGCCTGGTGGGCGACGCGGCTGCGGCCGGCCGAGGCGCTGGGCTGA
- a CDS encoding aminotransferase class V-fold PLP-dependent enzyme, with protein MTTTHAAAGDAPLHDPGSGPPVAALVGQGLPVPCLDGVRRPYADLDAAASTSALPAVAERVADVLPWYSSVHRGAGHKSQLATAAYERARADILAFAGRDPDRDTAILCRNTTEAVNHLAHRLRLDPADVVVSTAVEHHANLLPWARVATRRFVECGLEGTFDLAAVVAALDARPAARLLAVTGASNITGWLPPVGAMIAEAHARGVPVLVDGAQRAPHLPLPPEADFVAFSGHKMYAPYGAGALIGPRDAFADGEPFLAGGGAVEFVSLDEVIWTSPPEREEAGSPNVLGALALGTAAAELPALGWDRIAAHDRALAQRLRGGLAAIGGVRLLGPGLEVATLPIATFLIEGVPHALAAARLSAEFGVGVRHGCFCAHPYLQRLLGLDAAGTRRFRDAAVDRDRRGRPGAVRASAGIATTIQDVDRLLEGVAAVASGPPPVEYLRDAGTGEAWPAGFPRPAEPGRGGSGESS; from the coding sequence ATGACCACGACGCACGCCGCGGCGGGCGACGCACCGTTGCACGATCCGGGCTCCGGGCCACCGGTCGCCGCGCTCGTCGGCCAAGGCCTGCCGGTGCCCTGCCTCGACGGCGTGCGCCGGCCCTACGCCGACCTCGACGCCGCGGCGTCGACGAGTGCGCTGCCGGCGGTCGCCGAGCGCGTCGCGGACGTCCTGCCGTGGTACTCGAGCGTGCACCGCGGCGCGGGCCACAAGTCCCAGCTGGCCACGGCGGCCTACGAGCGCGCCAGGGCCGACATCCTGGCCTTCGCCGGCCGGGATCCCGACCGCGACACGGCGATCCTCTGCCGCAACACGACCGAGGCGGTCAACCACCTCGCGCACCGCCTGCGCCTGGACCCGGCGGACGTCGTGGTCAGCACGGCGGTCGAGCATCACGCCAACCTGCTGCCGTGGGCGCGGGTGGCGACGCGGCGGTTCGTCGAGTGCGGCCTCGAGGGGACGTTCGACCTCGCGGCGGTCGTCGCCGCGCTGGACGCCCGGCCGGCCGCGCGGCTGCTGGCCGTGACCGGGGCCTCGAACATCACGGGCTGGCTGCCGCCGGTGGGAGCCATGATCGCCGAGGCGCACGCACGCGGCGTGCCCGTGCTCGTCGACGGCGCCCAGCGCGCACCGCACCTCCCGCTGCCGCCCGAGGCCGACTTCGTGGCCTTCAGCGGCCACAAGATGTACGCGCCCTACGGCGCCGGGGCGCTGATCGGCCCGCGCGACGCCTTCGCCGACGGCGAGCCGTTCCTGGCCGGCGGGGGCGCGGTGGAGTTCGTCTCGCTGGACGAGGTGATCTGGACGTCGCCGCCCGAGCGCGAGGAGGCGGGCTCGCCGAACGTGCTCGGCGCGCTCGCCCTCGGCACCGCGGCCGCGGAGCTCCCCGCGCTCGGCTGGGACCGGATCGCCGCCCACGACCGGGCGCTCGCGCAACGGCTGCGCGGGGGCCTGGCCGCAATCGGCGGCGTGCGCCTCCTGGGGCCCGGACTCGAGGTCGCCACGCTGCCGATCGCCACGTTCCTCATCGAGGGGGTGCCGCACGCGCTGGCCGCCGCGCGCCTGAGCGCGGAGTTCGGCGTCGGCGTGCGCCACGGCTGCTTCTGCGCCCATCCGTACCTGCAGCGGCTGCTGGGCCTGGACGCCGCCGGCACCCGGCGCTTCCGCGACGCCGCGGTGGACCGCGACCGGCGCGGGCGCCCGGGTGCGGTCCGCGCCTCGGCCGGGATCGCGACGACCATCCAGGACGTCGACCGCCTGCTCGAGGGCGTGGCCGCCGTCGCGTCCGGCCCGCCGCCGGTCGAGTACCTCAGGGACGCGGGCACCGGGGAGGCGTGGCCGGCCGGCTTCCCGCGGCCCGCGGAGCCCGGACGGGGCGGCTCCGGCGAGTCGTCGTGA
- a CDS encoding ABC transporter ATP-binding protein → MSAGAEVVVVEGVRRSFGALVPVLQDVSFRLEPGELVLLRGPSGAGKSTVLNLVAGLDRPDGGEVLVDGVRVAGLGHPARFRREVVGFVFQLHHLLAELTAEENVEVPLIPAHLRRSQRRARARAALAEVGLGDRATHRPVELSGGERQLTAVARAIVGRPRLLLADEPTGSLDAIAGERVLGLIGRLSRDQGMTVLLVSHDPRAAGRVDRVLELRDGRIVAPEPR, encoded by the coding sequence GTGAGCGCAGGGGCCGAGGTGGTGGTGGTGGAGGGTGTGCGTCGCAGCTTCGGCGCGCTGGTGCCGGTGCTGCAGGACGTGAGCTTCCGCCTGGAGCCCGGTGAGCTCGTGCTGCTGCGCGGTCCCTCGGGAGCCGGCAAGAGCACCGTGCTCAACCTCGTCGCCGGCCTGGACCGTCCCGACGGCGGCGAGGTGCTGGTCGACGGCGTCCGGGTCGCCGGGCTCGGCCATCCGGCGCGCTTTCGCCGTGAGGTCGTCGGCTTCGTCTTCCAGCTGCATCACCTGCTGGCCGAGCTGACCGCCGAGGAGAACGTCGAGGTGCCGCTGATCCCCGCCCACCTGCGAAGGTCGCAGCGTCGGGCGCGGGCGCGCGCGGCCCTCGCCGAGGTCGGGCTCGGCGATCGCGCGACGCATCGTCCGGTGGAGCTCTCGGGCGGCGAGCGCCAGCTGACGGCCGTCGCGCGCGCGATCGTCGGCCGGCCGCGCCTGCTGCTGGCCGACGAGCCGACGGGGTCGCTGGACGCCATCGCCGGCGAGCGGGTCCTGGGCCTGATCGGCCGCCTGTCCCGCGACCAGGGCATGACGGTCCTGCTCGTCAGCCACGACCCGCGGGCGGCCGGGCGCGTCGATCGCGTCCTGGAGCTTCGCGACGGCCGGATCGTCGCGCCGGAGCCTCGGTAG